The following proteins are co-located in the Bacillus pumilus genome:
- a CDS encoding YvrJ family protein has protein sequence MENLFSEEWLKQLGQAGFPAILTVYLLTRFERKFDELSKLIQRLVAAQKNDESD, from the coding sequence ATGGAGAACCTTTTTTCAGAGGAATGGCTGAAGCAGCTCGGTCAGGCTGGCTTCCCCGCCATTTTGACGGTTTACTTGCTGACACGCTTTGAACGAAAGTTTGATGAATTAAGCAAGCTCATCCAACGATTAGTCGCTGCTCAAAAAAATGATGAATCAGATTGA